Within the Oncorhynchus masou masou isolate Uvic2021 chromosome 1, UVic_Omas_1.1, whole genome shotgun sequence genome, the region gtggagagggtggcaagttttaagttcctctgcatacacatcacagacaaactgaaatggtccacccacagagtggtgaagaaggcgcagcagcgcctcttcaacctcagaaggctgaagaaatttggcttgtcaccaaaaacactcacaaacttctacagatgcataattgagagcatcctgtcgggctgtatcactgctcTGCACataaccataaggctctccaaagggtagtgaggtctgcacaacgcatcaccgggggcaaactacctgccctccaggacacctacaccacccgatggcacaggaaggccaaaaagttcatcaaggacaacaaccacccgagccactgcctgttcatcccgctatcatccagaaggcgaggtcagtacaggtgcatcaaagcggggaccgagagactgaaaaacagcttctatctcaaggccatcagactgttaaacagccatcactaacattgagtggctgcttccaacatactgactcaactctagccactttaacaatggaaaatttgatgtaataaatgtatcactagccactttaaacaatgccactttttacaatgtttacatacccaacattactcatctcatatgtatatactgtattctataccatctactgcatcttaccatcttgatgtaataaatgtatcactagccactttaaacaataccactttatatcatgtttacataccctacattactcatctcatatgtatatactgtattctataccatctactgcatctttcctATGCCGTTCGACcaacactcattcatatatttttatgtacatatccttattcattcctttacacttgtgtgtataaggtagttgttgtgaaattgttagattacttgttagatattactgcatggtcggaactagaagcacaagcattttcgccacactcgcattaacatctgctaaccatgtgtatgtgaccaataaaatgtgatttgatatgAGCAGCGTGCCACCGTCATCACCACATCTTAATTACTCGGGGGCCAATTGGCCATTTATGCTGCACATATCGCATGTGAGCCAGAGGGGCTCTCTGACTGGAGCTGCTTGCTGCTGTGCTGTGACCCACATACCTGCCTGGCTGCCTGAGGGAACTGCTTTGTTTTCCCCTTAAAAATTGATGATATGGGAGGCTGTGAtttggaggagaaggtggagttTGGGAGGCTGTGATTTGGAGGAGGAGGGACGGGGGATGAGGAGAGTGCtgtgaggatgggggggggggggggggtggcacatCAGATAAATAATTATTTGAAAACGGGAGGAAGGCGGGCCACAAAAAAAAGTAATATTGCTAGCTATCGCTACTGCTCTCTCAatcattatttttttactttctcTACCAGGGGTTCTGTATGGACTTTATACGCTTTATGATCGAGTGTGTTTCTCTTTCTTCTGAAGGCTGACatacagtattcacaccccttttacttttttcacattttgtgtcACAGATCTACAGAGATCTGATCCCGATGcagctgcatctcagtgctataggcgtcactacagaccctggttcagtcccgggctgtatcacaaccgaatgtgagaggctggtctgagggcttgtaggcggcattgtcacagcatcatcggactgagcctATTGTCAatacaggcaatctcaatgctgtgtgttacatggaagacatcctcctccctcatgtggtacccttcctgtaggctcatcctgacatgaccctccagcatgacaatgccaccagccatacaaatcaaatcaaagtttatttgtcacttgcgccgaatacaacaggtgtagaacttacagtgaaatgcttacttacaggctctaaccaatagtgcagaaaaggtattaggtgaacaataggtaagtaaagaaataaaacaacagtaaaaagacaggctatatacagtagtgaggctatatacagtagcgaggctacatacaaacactggttagtcaggctgatttaggtagtatgtacatgtagatatggttaaagtgactatgcatatatgatgaacagagagtagcagtagcgtaaaagaggcgggtggtgggacacaatgcagatagcccggttagccaatgtgcgggagcactggttggtcatcccaattgaggtggtatgtacatgaatgtatagttaaagtgactgttcatatatgataaacagagagtagcagcagcgtaaaaagagggggcGGGGAGAGGGGAAGCACACACTgtttgttctgtgcgtgatttcctgcaaaacaggaatgtcagtgttctgccatggccagcgaagagcccggatctcaatcccattgagcatgtctgggacctgttggatcagtgGGTGAggggagggctagggccattcccccagacgtttccggaaacttgcaggtgccttggtggaaaagtggggtaacatctcacagcaagaacgggcaaatctggtgcagtccatgaggaggaggcgcactgcagtacttaatgcagctggtggccacaccagattctgactgttacttttgattttgaccctccctttgttcaaggacacattattccatttctgttagtcacatgtctgtggaacttgttcagtttatgtctcagttgttgaatcttgttattttCATACATATACTTACACactttaagtttgctgaaaataaacgcagttgacagtgagaggacgtttctttttttgctgagtttatatatacagtatacacacacacgcacgcgcacacgcacacgcacacacacacacattatattctgacatttcacattcttataataaagtggtgatcctaactgacctaaggcagggcattttttactaggattgaatcaagaattgtgagaaactgagcttaaatgtatttggctaaggtgtatgtaaacttctgacttcaactgtagtgcactataaagagaatagggtgcgccatttgggatgcagccttagTTTGGTTATTTCCAGATATAGAAGCTCCCTAGTCGCTGTATCACCTGCCTCAACCAGTTTCGGACTCTATGTTTCACATTGATCTACTCCATGCATGACCCAattacagtattatattatattgacccctcagtcacataccaatccatgtctccatctctctgatcCAATTTCACCTAAATAACTGTCTATCTAATCAAAGTTCTGTTTGTATTGTGTGTTTTATTCCTGAGGGGGAATCATTAGTTCTGTATGTTTATAGCCTTAAAAACAATGGGAATATCAAACCGAGCCATTAAGCAAGATGACCACTGCCCCTCCCGTACTCTTCTTTCAACTCCCCTACTAGTTCATCTCATCACCAGATTCTTTCATATTCAACCACGGTTCCATATCCCCCTCTCCGTCTTACACACTCAACATTTCAGAATGTTCTGCTTAGTGCCACCACCCAATGGTTTATGAGAGGTGCAATCTCACACTATCACACTCCAGCGCACTGTTTTTCCACGGTTTGAATATATCCCAGATTATGTATTTTATGAATTGCTGTGTCAAAGTTTGTAAGTGTTACCTAATTGCAGAGAGGGCGGAGAGATTGTAAAAACATAACTTTGTATTAACTAGACCTTACTCTAATCTCCCTGATCCTTAACATAGCAGTAAGAAACTCAGGTATGAAGTAGACAACAAAGAAAGTCATAAAACCAAACTATGAGTCTGTTTATTATTCCTCAGCCTTACTCCCTGTAGGATGTAGAGGGCCACAGCTGTCAGGCTGTCTGGTCCTTCTCTCTGAAACATGCCTCTAGCTCTTCTTGGTGCCCCTCGGGGCTTTCTTGGGTTGGTGGGCCTCGATCAGATGGAGACTGCGACGCTTGATCTCCTCGCGGGACAGGGCGCAGTCCTCCTCCAGACTGCGGAACTGGAACGTGTCTGAGACAGAAGAAGGGAGCAGGTGATAGAGGAGCTATTAGACACAACAAACCAGAAAACACTATTAGCAAAGCACTAAACAGCCATTATGCAGACATGCAGGAATGGATACCAGCTGTTAATAAGCTGTTGTTTACAATAGACTTAAAGCCATGCAGAACAATACAtccaagaaaaaaaaacatacctTCTGAGACGCTGTTGTACACTGGGCTGCTGGCCCTTTTGAAGTTTCTGGGCTCCATCATCATGCTCTGCTCCAGGAAGCTCCACACCTgaggtgagagggatgagaccagaggggtgagaccagaggggagagaccagagcggtgagaccagaggggtgagaccagaggggagagaccagaggggagagaccagaggggagagaccaggggggtgagaccagaggggtgagacaagaggggagagaccaggggtttgagaccagaggggagagaccagaggggagagaccagaggggagagaccagaggggtgagaccagaggggaaagaccagaggggagagaccagatgggtgagaccagaggggagagaccagaggggagagaccagaggggagagaccagaggggagaaGGGTGAGACCactggggagaggggtgagaccagaggggagagaggggaccagaggaggagaccagagaggagagaccaggaggtgagaccagaggggagagacagaggggagagaccagaggggagagaccagaggggagagaggggagagaccagaggggagagaccagaggggagagaccaggggagagaccagagagagaccagggaggtgagaccagaggggtgagacaagaggggagagaccaggggtttgagaccagaggggagagaccagaggggagagaagggggtgagaccactggggagagggggggggtgagaccagggggtgagaccagaggggagaggggggtgagaccaaaggggtgagaccagaggggagagaccagaggggtgagACCAGAGGGGTGAGACCAGGGGGAGACCAGAGGGGTGAGACCAGAGGGGTGAGACCAGAGGGGGTGAGACCAGGGGGTgagaccagaggggagagagaccagggggtgagaccagaggggagagaccagaggggagagaccagaggggagagaccagagaccagagggGTGAGACCAGAGGGGTGAGACCAGAGGGGTGAGACCAGAGGGGTGAGACCAGAGGGATGAGACCAGAGGGATGAGACCAGGGGGGTGAGACCAGGGGGGTGAgaccagaggggagagaccaCAGGGGAGAGACcacaggggagaggggtgagaccagaggggagaggggtgagaccaCAGGGGAGAGGGTTGAGACCACAGGGGAGAAGGGTGAGACcacaggggagaggggtgagaccaGAGGAGTGAGACCACAGGGGTAAGAACAGAGGGGAAAGGGGTGAGACCACAGGGGAGAATGGTGAGACCAcagggggtgagaggggtgagaccACAGGGGTAAGAACAGAGGGGAAAGGGGTGAGACCACATGGGTGAGGGGTGAGACcacaggggagaggggtgagaccacaggggagaggggtgagaccacaggggagaggggtgagaccacagggagaggggtgagaccaCAGGGGTAAGAACAGAGGGGAAAGGGGTGAGACCACAGGGGAGAATGGTGAGACcacaggggagaggggtgagaccaCAGGGGTAAGAACAGAGGGGAAAGGGGTGAGACcacaggggagaggggtgagaccaAAGAGGTGAAGCCAGAGGGGAGAAGGGTGAGACCactggggagaggggtgagaccagaggggagaggggtgagaccaAAGAGGTGAGACCAGAGGGGAGAAGGGTGAGACCactggggagaggggtgagaccagaggggagaggggtgagaccaAAGAGGTGAgaccagaggggagagaccagagggTGAGACCactggggagaggggtgagaccaGAGGGGAGAAGGGTGAGATCACATGGGAGACAGATAAGGGATGAGATTGAACTGAGACCACAGTATCTGAGGTGAGACCAGAAAGAAAAAGTGAGAACTCGAGCTTTGAGGGGAGAGTTGAGAGACTCGGACTCAgagaagagatagacagagatgagAGCTAGGGGAGGACAATCAGAGCTAAGGAAGGAAATTAAACCAGTGTCACCTTCTCATGGTCAGCAGTATTTTCCTCAGTCTTCTCTGAAGCGGTGGTCTGCAGTGTGAGCAGACGGACACCGATTTCCCTCAGCTTCTCGGTGGCATCCAAATCCCCCAACTCCCTGGGAGAGTCCTAAAGCAAGATAAAAAACTTTTGCTTTAGAATCCTCTCTATTCCTGAATAACATCACCAAGGGCTACAGAGCCTTGAGGAATGCCCAAAAACATTTTCTGGCTGATAGGTGACCAGGGGAATGTTTTTCTTGGTGACCACGAAAGGGCCAGATGAGACTGAGCTGTCCATCTAAAATGACTACCATGACATGCACACAGCTAATCCTGAAGAACAGGTTGTTGACACCCTGCTCCACGCCATACAGCACAGATTGGGCCTTGCCCAGCTTGGCTTCCCATTGGCTGCAACGATCCTCTTCCTGCTCAAGCTCCACCTGCATTTCCTCCTTCAGCTGCTCAAACCTTGAGAAAAACACAGAGGGTGAATCTCAATTGTGTTTCCTCGATTCCTCACAtgccctctcctcgcctccttttGCAAAACCCATTGGAGAGGAAGGTCTGAGGCCTGAGATCTGAAGGACCTTCAGATCTTCTCCTCTATTTCTATGGATGATACAGAAGTATTTTTTTTCTGCTGTGGCTCGACTGTACCTGTCGGAAGCGGGTCCGGCGCTGAACTTGAGTTGGGCGTACTGGAACTCAAGGGTAGCCAGGGTCTCCATGCTCTTTCTGATCAGCTCCTCACACTGGGTTATCTGGGTGTGCAGTTGCTCCCTGGTGGCCTTCTGAGAGGCCAGCCGTGTCTCCAGCTCCTAGACAGACAGGGTGAAAGGTAGACGACACATACTCAGCTCAGAGAGACTACCGGCACCAGtatttctaatattgagttgcagcccccttttgcactcagaacagactcaattcattgaggcatggactctacaaggagtcgaaagccttccacaggaatgctggcccatgttgactccaatgcttcccacggttgtgtcaagttggctggatgtgctgtcggtggtggatcattcttgatacactcgggaaactgttgagcgtgtaaaacccaacagcgttgcagttcttgacgcacacaaaccggtgtgcctggcatctactaccatacccagttcaaaggcacttaaatcttttgtcttgcactTTCCCCCActgaatggcacaaatacacaatccatgtctcaattgtctcaaggcttaaaaatccttctttaacatgtgacatcaataagggatcatagctttcacctggattccctGGTCAGCTATGAAAactcaactgacatttactcctgatgtactgacctgttgcaccctctataaccaccttGATTATCTATGAACgcttgaacatcttggccatgtactcttataatctctacctggcacagccagaagaggactggccacctttTAGAGCCTGGTGCCTCTCTGgctttcttcctaggttcctgccttcctagggagtttttcctagccagtatgcttctacatctgcattgctttctgtttggggttttaagatgggtttctgtataagcactttgagacatctgctgatgtaaaaagggctttgtaAATAAATCTGATTTGAGTCAGTCTATGCTGTGGATAGCGCACATGCTCCTAATGTTATGTACACCGTGTATATATGCAGTTAAAGAAAATgactttttactccaaacattttccccgacacccaaaagtactcgttacattttgaatgcttagcaagacaggaaaatggtccaattcacgcacctatcaagagaatatccctggtcatccctactgcctctgatctggaggactcactaaacacaaatgcttagtttgtaaattatgtctgagtgttggctgccggtaaataaataaaaacgagaaaaatctggtttgcttaatacaaGGAATGTGAAATTGTTTAGACTTTTACtttgatacttcagtatatttgagcaattacatttacttttgatacttcggTACATTTGaaaccaaatacatttagactTTCACTCAAGTAGTGTTTTGCTCAGTGActcactttcacttgagtcattttctattaaggtatctttacttttactcaagtatgacagttggatACTTCTTCCACCTCTGGCAACGTGTGGATGACCTTTTTGTTCAGCGAGACTGTCAGGTCAGGTaccatgtcacgttctgacctttatttcctttgttttgtcattatttagtatggtcagggtgtgagttggggtgggcagtctatgtttgtttttctatgatttgggtatttctatgttttcgcctagtatggttctcaatcagaggcaggtgtcattagttgtctctgattgagaatcatacttaggtagcctgggtttcactgtgtgtttgtgggtgattgttcctgtctctgtgtttgttttcaccagatcggttgtttaggttttctcacgtttattgttttgtagtgttcgtgtttatctttttttattaaacatgaatcaatataaccacgctgcgttttggtccgcctctccttcaccgcaagaaaaccgttacataccAGGCCTAGGGTGTGTTTGAATACCTTTGTATTTTCTGTAATGTCAAACCTACCGTAAGTGCTCCAATATATTACATTTAATAAAAACTACAACACCCCAGTGTGGTTGACATTACTGCAACATAACTCAACAAAATGAAACAACAACATCAATGCGTCATGGGAAATAACAAAGGGCTGTTTGCAACAGTGGCTTATATTAAACCGTTAGATGAATGATAGGCAACACAACATTAGAAGTTGTGTATATAGTAGGGCTAAATGATCCACGTGGACCACCATACCTGCAGATCAGTGCAGCTGAGGGCTTCTCTCAGAGCATCAATATCCTCCACCAGTTTGAAGACGGGCTGTGTCGTAATGGGGGCCGTGACGGTCTGCTGGGCTGCAGGGGAGAACACAACACAGGCACACATCATTTCAGCATCAATCCCAATGCAGAACATGGGGAAATACAATGTGAGCACCTGAAAACCGGCAACACGATGAATATGGATATACTGTAATTTCGTTTTGCCCCTTGACATATTGCAGGCtttgatataaaactgtattttttttccaTAAAGTGAAGAATAAACATGCAAAGTTATGTATGATTCAGccaaagttaatactttgtagcgccaaaTCCTTTAAACTGCTGCGACTGtcttttgcacatcgagagactgaaatttttcccattcaaGATAGAGTACTATTTGGACATTGGTGAACTGAtatttactgtatttattttaataCATAAGTGTCTGTGGTGTAAGATCATCTGATGTAATACCTCTGATAGGGGCTGTATCTTCAGCCAGTCCTTCTCTGGTAGACGACCCTCTCCAACCCTATAAAACAACACTCACTGACTGCAATAGGCATTTAAGTGTCCCTCTTGACTAACATGTTCACTTTCAATCTTTTCTTACATTCTTCTGTTCTCTCGCTGTTTCCCACAGGTCCATTCCTCtaactctttatttctctctctctctctttgtttctctgttCCACACAGgcccatccctctccttccctttccctccctatttctctcttcctccatctcacactctctccctccagctcccccttccgtctctctctccgtctcttcatctctcacctGCTCTTTCAACTTCTGAGCGACTCTGCTGCTccgtcgctctccctccctctctctctccagccgaccctccacctccttctctttCGCTCCCCTCCTTTCAGTCAACTCTTTCTCCATCATTCTGCGTTCCACCATTAGCTGCCTCTCCACGTGAACCAGCTGACTCTGGTGacgaaagacagacagacagacacgtcatACAATTGTAGTGGAAAAATACATACTGGAATTCATGAAGAGTCATGGCTGGTATTCAGATGAGCCTGACCTTTTTTCTCTTATTTTCTTCCCAATCATACAAAGACATGTAGCCAATGTGTGTAATAAAATTGATAGCACTTACAAGTAAACAGCACACAGTGGGCAAGTGGGAGCTAAAAGTTAACGGTCCCCCAGATTTGCCTTACCTTAGTGCAGTCCACTGCAGCCACTGCGGTGTAAGACATGTGCGCCACCTTTCCTAGCTCTGACTGCCCGCCGACCACTGAGTTCTGCAGCTGATCCAGAGCCATGGGCATCTCACACACCTCCTGAACCAGGAACAAATGACCCAAACACGGGTCATAGTGGAACTAGATTTGTCTGCTTCCCAAATAaattatattccctatatagtgcactacttttgaccagggctcatagggctcttgtcaaaagtagtggggTCCCATTTGAGACACAACTGTGCCAGTCCTACATAGTCACACTAACTGCAGCATATCTCCCAAGGGAGACTTGAATTCAATGTTGACAATTTAATTAGATTTAATGTCCACAAAGAAGGGCTGATATCTGTGAATGTGTAAGTGTTGCACACCCGATGTAGGTGGTCGCAAACTCGCAGGTAGGTTTTTTGGATCCTCTCAGCCTCTGTGATTTTGATGGTCATCTTTTCTAGGCTGTTCTCCAGCTGTCTCACACGCTACCAGGGGACAATAGAACAGAAACGTCAACACACAAGACAAATCTTAAACATGATGTCTAGGATCTAGGATCCAAGCTTTTAAACTGCTCAGACTGAGCAATTTAAAAGCTTGGATCCTAGATCCTAGACATTATTCACTTGAGTCTTGAAATAAGTCAAGGTCACTCAATGTCAACTTTAAGCACCATGGACAAGGCCATTCTCACACTAACTCCACTAAGCAGTCAaaactgtgtgtggtgctgtccatggttctgaaagtTCACACTGCTTGCTTCCACAGTAGGTTTTTGGGAACAATTGAGTCTGTGAGATGCTAGCTCTTTAAAGGGGATgtcgcaaatggcaccctgtcccctatatagtgtcaCCTGGTCGTAGTGCTGCTCGTCATCATCCAATATGGAGTCCAGCTCCAGGGCCTTCATGTCCTGCTCCATCTCCAGCAGCT harbors:
- the LOC135522199 gene encoding early endosome antigen 1-like gives rise to the protein MALSMRVRQLENSLEKMTIKITEAERIQKTYLRVCDHLHREVCEMPMALDQLQNSVVGGQSELGKVAHMSYTAVAAVDCTKSQLVHVERQLMVERRMMEKELTERRGAKEKEVEGRLEREREGERRSSRVAQKLKEQGWRGSSTREGLAEDTAPIRAQQTVTAPITTQPVFKLVEDIDALREALSCTDLQELETRLASQKATREQLHTQITQCEELIRKSMETLATLEFQYAQLKFSAGPASDRFEQLKEEMQVELEQEEDRCSQWEAKLGKAQSVLYGVEQGVNNLFFRISCVHVMDSPRELGDLDATEKLREIGVRLLTLQTTASEKTEENTADHEKVWSFLEQSMMMEPRNFKRASSPVYNSVSEDTFQFRSLEEDCALSREEIKRRSLHLIEAHQPKKAPRGTKKS